A DNA window from Brachionichthys hirsutus isolate HB-005 chromosome 10, CSIRO-AGI_Bhir_v1, whole genome shotgun sequence contains the following coding sequences:
- the nccrp1 gene encoding F-box only protein 50 — MSAAEWKKSCEAEWSLQGAPMPAGLDWKSVYEAKPFGRNLLKNPSPQGLCKDTPPPERATSDAPSRGPPRFESDGDFSGWTTNTEVLPYDTSGIPKGAVVCQLPRYSWFSLEQVLDLKAEGLWEELMDEFQPEIFVQDWYEESRLHKFIYQLHVKLLDADKTVISEHSVNPTEDRSVHSHEWKEVSHLFSGYGPGVRFVHFLHRVKNMFMFEFFPTSFTGSSVIVRPTKTSA, encoded by the exons ATGTCCGCCGCCGAATGGAAGAAGAGCTGCGAGGCCGAGTGGAGTCTCCAGGGCGCGCCGATGCCCGCCGGCCTGGACTGGAAGTCCGTCTACGAGGCCAAGCCGTTCGGCAGAAACCTGCTCAAGAACCCCTCGCCACAAG GCTTGTGCAAGGACACCCCTCCTCCAGAACGTGCCACGTCTGATGCGCCGTCACGCGGACCTCCGCGATTTGAATCTGACG GCGACTTCAGCGGCTGGACCACGAACACCGAAGTTCTCCCGTATGACACCAGCGGCATCCCTAAAGGTGCCGTGGTCTGTCAGCTGCCTAGATACAG CTGGTTCTCCTTGGAGCAGGTTTTGGACCTGAAGGCCGAGGGACTGTGGGAAGAACTGATGGATGAGTTTCAGCCTGAAATATTCGTCCAAGACTG GTACGAGGAGAGTCGGCTGCACAAGTTCATCTACCAGCTGCATGTCAAGTTGCTGGACGCAGACAAGACGGTCATCTCCGAGCACAGCGTCAACCCCACGGAGGACCGCAGCGTTCACTCGCACGAGTGGAAGGAG gtgtCACACCTGTTCTCTGGATATGGACCTGGGGTGAGATTCGTCCACTTCCTGCACCGAGTAAAGAACATGTTTATGTTTGAGTTCTTCCCCACGTCGTTCACCGGCAGCTCGGTGATCGTCAGGCCGACCAAAACCAGCGCTTAG
- the mmp30 gene encoding matrix metallopeptidase 30 has translation MEGALAVKSVMIVVILIRCGAVPTISPSREDVFKARKYLSEFFSEVGVTAPDSKFRSSLDSFEDTLRKMQEFFGLELTGQLDSNTLEVMSRPRCGFTDVKRYGYFDGRPRWDKTEITYRITQYTPDMSRRDVDATIAKALKLYSDVIPLDFKQIRRGTADVMIMFKGQAHGDFAPFDGNGGVLAHAFSPGEGNGGNTHFDEDEDWTLTSAGANLFLVAAHEFGHALGLSHAQEPTALMYPTYQYVATEGYKLPDDDRQGVQATYGVRQPSVKPTGTPKPQPGPTAASEPVPDRCSRRLAFDAVASMQGSLYFFKHEYFWKRISSWEGITVQKIQSFWPGIKHVDAAYEYKKSNMTVLFEDNHYWAVRGNTVLPGYPKLVSDFGLPPSVAKVDAAVFVPITSRTLLFVKGKYWSYNERGGRMDPGFPKLIRRSLKGIGRRVDAAFENRGYLYFSNGARQIEYHYPRRKALRTLLNNAWMDCN, from the exons atgGAGGGTGCATTAGCTGTTAAAAGCGTGATGATAGTTGTGATTTTAATCCGCTGTGGAGCTGTGCCAACCATTTCACCCAGCCGAGAAGACGTCTTTAAAGCCAgg AAATATTTGTCTGAATTTTTCTCTGAAGTGGGAGTCACAGCCCCCGACAGTAAATTCCGCAGCTCCTTAGATTCCTTTGAGGACACTCTGAGGAAAATGCAGGAGTTTTTTGGGCTGGAGTTAACAGGGCAGCTGGACTCTAACACCTTGGAGGTAATGAGTCGGCCCCGCTGCGGCTTCACGGACGTGAAAAGATACGGTTATTTTGATGGTCGACCAAGGTGGGACAAGACTGAGATCACGTACAG GATAACTCAGTACACGCCAGACATGAGCCGGAGGGATGTGGATGCCACCATAGCCAAGGCTCTGAAACTCTACAGTGACGTTATTCCTCTGGATTTCAAGCAGATCAGGAGGGGCACCGCTGACGTCATGATCATGTTCAAGGGCCAAG CCCACGGCGACTTCGCTCCATTCGACGGGAACGGTGGGGTCTTGGCCCACGCGTTCTCCCCGGGGGAGGGGAACGGAGGCAACACCCATtttgatgaagacgaagacTGGACTCTAACCTCTGCAG GAGCCAACCTGTTCTTGGTGGCGGCCCATGAGTTTGGCCATGCATTGGGGCTATCTCACGCTCAGGAGCCCACAGCCCTGATGTACCCCACCTACCAGTATGTGGCTACAGAGGGGTACAAGCTGCCAGATGATGACAGACAGGGGGTGCAGGCTACTTATG GCGTAAGACAACCGTCCGTTAAACCGACCGGAACACCGAAACCGCAGCCTGGACCCACGGCCGCATCAGAACCTGTCCCAGACAGGTGCAGCCGACGCCTGGCTTTTGATGCAGTAGCCTCCATGCAGGGAAGCTTATACTTCTTCAAACATGA GTATTTCTGGAAGAGAATCAGCTCTTGGGAGGGCATCACTGTGCAGAAGATTCAATCCTTCTGGCCTGGGATCAAACATGTTGACGCTGCTTACGAATATAAGAAGAGCAACATGACCGTGTTGTTTGAAG ACAATCATTACTGGGCTGTTAGAGGAAACACTGTCCTTCCTGGCTATCCCAAACTCGTCAGCGACTTTGGCCTCCCTCCGTCTGTAGCCAAGGTCGACGCTGCGGTCTTTGTGCCCATCACAAGCAGGACCCTGCTCTTTGTCAAGGGCAAATACTGGAG CTACAATGAAAGGGGGGGCAGAATGGATCCCGGGTTCCCCAAATTGATTAGAAGAAGCTTAAAGGGGATCGGCAGAAGAGTGGATGCTGCTTTTGAGAACAGAG GTTACCTGTACTTTTCGAACGGAGCCAGACAGATAGAGTACCACTATCCTCGAAGAAAAGCACTGCGCACGCTATTGAACAACGCATGGATGGACTGCAATTAA
- the LOC137900405 gene encoding collagenase 3-like — protein sequence MRAHSLCIILSVGAAVYCMPASEVTVQDESLAKSYLKSFFNLTAEAGPATRRGFSSLRRKLSEMQRFFGLRITGTLDAETIDVMKKPRCGVPDGNIARFSTFGRNLKWDKNSLTYRIENYTPDMSTSEIDHSIEKALQVWAEVTPLRFTRIYSRTADIMISFGSRAHGDFYPFDGPDGTLAHAFAPSPGIGGDAHFDDDETFTFRSNRGYVLFMVAAHEFGHSLGLTHSDDPGALMYPVYTYGNPDTFFLPRDDVNGIQSLYGSNPDKDPSVEPEAPATPDACDSTMVLDAATTLRGEMFFFKNSFFWRRYPQSPTPQQSLIRNFWPSAPVNIDAAYESRQSDRIYFFKGNKVWAFAGYRPVHTYPKKLSTFGLPRRVRKIDAALYDVASGKTLFFVGNYYYRYDEARRTIDQGFPRRVDLSFPGLSGKVTAAFQHRGFFYLYSGPYMYQYGLRTKMLYRVLRNRYFLPCNNF from the exons ATGAGGGCTCACAGTCTGTGCATCATATTGAGCGTGGGAGCTGCAGTTTACTGCATGCCAGCATCAGAAGTTACTGTTCAAGATGAAAGTTTGGCAAAG AGCTACTTAAAGAGTTTCTTCAACCTAACGGCGGAGGCCGGCCCTGCGACCAGACGGGGGTTCAGCTCGTTGAGAAGGAAGCTGAGTGAGATGCAGAGATTCTTTGGTCTCCGTATCACCGGGACGCTGGACGCTGAAACGATAGATGTGATGAAGAAGCCTCGCTGTGGCGTTCCAGATGGAAACATCGCCCGTTTCTCCACCTTTGGACGTAACCTCAAGTGGGACAAGAACAGCCTGACGTACAG GATAGAGAACTACACCCCTGACATGTCTACGTCAGAGATCGATCACTCCATAGAGAAAGCTCTGCAGGTGTGGGCCGAAGTCACTCCCCTGAGGTTCACCAGAATCTACAGCAGAACCGCCGATATCATGATCTCCTTTGGCAGCCGAG ccCACGGTGATTTCTACCCCTTCGACGGTCCCGACGGGACCCTCGCTCACGCCTTCGCTCCTTCCCCGGGCATCGGAGGAGAcgctcattttgatgatgatgaaacctTCACCTTCCGTTCAAACAGAG GCTACGTCCTCTTCATGGTTGCCGCCCATGAGTTTGGCCACTCTCTGGGCTTGACCCACTCTGATGACCCCGGTGCCCTCATGTACCCCGTGTACACGTACGGTAACCCTGACACCTTCTTCCTGCCCCGTGACGACGTCAATGGCATCCAGTCTCTCTATG GTTCTAACCCTGATAAGGATCCTTCCGTGGAACCTGAAGCCCCGGCTACCCCCGATGCCTGCGATTCAACCATGGTCTTGGACGCTGCCACCACCCTACGAggagaaatgtttttcttcaagaacag CTTCTTCTGGCGTCGCTACCCACAGAGCCCGACACCCCAACAAAGTCTCATCAGAAACTTCTGGCCCAGCGCCCCCGTTAACATCGACGCCGCTTACGAAAGCCGGCAGTCGGACAGAATCTACTTCTTTAAAG GTAATAAAGTGTGGGCTTTTGCCGGCTATCGGCCTGTTCACACCTATCCTAAGAAGCTCTCCACTTTCGGTCTCCCGAGAAGAGTGAGGAAAATCGATGCCGCCCTCTATGACGTTGCATCCGGCAAGACTCTGTTCTTTGTGGGCAACTACTACTATCG TTACGATGAGGCCAGAAGAACGATAGACCAGGGATTCCCAAGGCGGGTGGATCTGTCCTTCCCCGGTCTGTCTGGCAAGGTGACGGCAGCTTTCCAGCACAGAG GTTTTTTCTACCTCTACAGCGGACCCTACATGTACCAGTACGGCCTGAGGACCAAGATGTTGTACCGCGTCCTGAGAAACAGATACTTCTTACCCTGCAATAACTTCTAG